The genomic window GGAACAGAAAAAATAGCTGCTGTAGAAAAATATCTCCGTGGAGAAGGTTCCCTTAGACGTTTAGCTTCTATGCTAGATGTTACCTTTGCATCCATCAACCAATGGCGGCAAACATATCTATCACTAGGCCCTGATGGTCTTCTAAATACATCTAAGAATAGCGTCTATACTGCCGAATTTAAGACTTCAGCTGTAAGAGATTACTTAGCTGGCAATGGATCACTATTGGATATATGTAGAAAGTATGGTATTAAATCTAAAACCCAGTTGAATAACTGGGTTTTAAAGTATAATGGTCATGAGAAGTTGAAAACTTCCGGTACAGGAGGGTTAATTATCATGACAAAAGGCCGTACAACTACATACAATGAACGAATTAATATCGTCAAATACTGCATAGAGCACCAAAGCAATTATGCTCAAACAGCAAACGAATTTCAGGTTTCCTACCAGCAAGTTTACTCTTGGACAACCAAATATTTAAAAAATGGTGTGGACGCACTTCAGGACAGACGTGGCAAAAAGAAGTCTGAGAATCAGATGTCTGAGGTAGAAAAACTCAGGGCACAGAACAAGCTGCTAGAAGCTGAAAACAGAAGAAAGCAGATTGAGATAGACTTCCTAAAAAAGTTGGACGAGATAGAAAGGCGGCGATTTTAAATCCGGTTCAGAATGAAACAATATATCTCGCTATACAAAATCTTAATAACGAGAAATCCTATTCAATACGTGAACTTTGTAAAGTCGGTGGCATCCAACGTTCTTCATATTATAAGTGGCTAAATAGAAAAGAAAGCGATAATGAGAGTTTCAACAAAACTTTATTATCAATCATCAAAGATGCTTATGAAGAAAAGAACGGAATCCTTGGATATCGCCAAATGACAATCAAAATAAACCGAGAACATGATTTTCATGTGAATCACAAGCGAATCTACCGACTGATGCAGATCTTACACTTGAAATCCGTATGTCGTAGAAAAAGAAAGAATTACATCCATTCCACACCTGAAATTACTGCAGAAAACATCTTAAATAGACAGTTTGAGAGCAATCAATTCGGCACCAAATGGCTTACAGATGTAACAGAAATGAAGTATGGTATTCAAAATAAAGCTTATCTTAGTGCTATTCTAGACTTGGCAGACAAAAGCATTGTTTCCTTTGTACTTGGACATTCCAATAACAACGAACTTGTCTTTAAAACATTTGATATAGCGCACCAGGTGTATCCGG from Desulfuribacillus stibiiarsenatis includes these protein-coding regions:
- a CDS encoding helix-turn-helix domain-containing protein; this encodes GTEKIAAVEKYLRGEGSLRRLASMLDVTFASINQWRQTYLSLGPDGLLNTSKNSVYTAEFKTSAVRDYLAGNGSLLDICRKYGIKSKTQLNNWVLKYNGHEKLKTSGTGGLIIMTKGRTTTYNERINIVKYCIEHQSNYAQTANEFQVSYQQVYSWTTKYLKNGVDALQDRRGKKKSENQMSEVEKLRAQNKLLEAENRRKQIEIDFLKKLDEIERRRF
- a CDS encoding IS3 family transposase — its product is MLGYRQMTIKINREHDFHVNHKRIYRLMQILHLKSVCRRKRKNYIHSTPEITAENILNRQFESNQFGTKWLTDVTEMKYGIQNKAYLSAILDLADKSIVSFVLGHSNNNELVFKTFDIAHQVYP